The Alphaproteobacteria bacterium DNA segment CAATCGCCTCGACGTGCTGATGGGTCCCGACTACGTCAACCAGCTGCGCGTCTTTGCGGTGCTCAACCAGTTCCGCCTGCAATACCCCGCCGCTCTAGCCGCCTAAGGAGAGATATCCATGCCCAACAAACGCATCGCCGGTGTCTGCTTTATCAAAGTGGACGGCCAGCAACTCCAGGTCAAAGGTGACGTCGAAGTTCCCATCACAAGCCTCAAACGCGAGACGGTGATGGGGCTTAGCGGCCCCGCCGGTTATAAAGAGACCGCCGAAGCGCCCTATGTGAAGGTGACGGCTCTATTCACGAGCACCCTGCCTCTGGACAAGATCA contains these protein-coding regions:
- a CDS encoding phage tail tube protein codes for the protein MPNKRIAGVCFIKVDGQQLQVKGDVEVPITSLKRETVMGLSGPAGYKETAEAPYVKVTALFTSTLPLDKIIGNTEMTVTAELANGKVYVLSGAYLTDQASAKADDGTIELNFEGARGEFLA